The following coding sequences are from one Panthera leo isolate Ple1 chromosome E1, P.leo_Ple1_pat1.1, whole genome shotgun sequence window:
- the LOC122207157 gene encoding 40S ribosomal protein SA-like: MSWVWAVPWWRDKEGPIPPHSEGARLGGTHPDFPYIYKRKGDEWYLHHKSEENLGEKLPLAAHAVVAIENPAGVSVTSSSSPDQRAVLKCAAGATPVAGRFALEPSPSRSGKPPQSHVMLGLYFYRDREDMEKQAQAAAEKAVTKEDFRGKRTAQAPEFTATPPEVADWSAGVLVRSGSTQQFPAEDWGAQPPPKTGLRLPLLRPLNG, encoded by the exons ATGTCCTGGGTGTGGGCTGTCCCCTGGTGGCGAGATAAGGAAGGACCCATTCCTCCTCACTCGGAAG GAGCCCGCTTAGGTGGCACCCACCCTGACTTCCCGTACATCTACAAAAGGAAAGGGGACGAATGGTATCTCCATCATAAATCCGAAGAGAACCTGGGAGAGAAACTTCCACTGGCAGCTCATGCCGTTGTTGCCATTGAAAACCCAGCTGGTGTCAGTGTCACATCGTCCAGTAGTCCTGACCAGCGAGCCGTGCTGAAGTGTGCTGCAGGGGCCACCCCTGTTGCTGGCCGCTTCGCTCTGGAACCTTCCCCATCCAGATCCGGGAAGCCTCCCCAGAGCCACGTCATGCTTGGTCTCTACTTCTACAGAGATCGTGAAGACATGGAAAAGCAAGCGCAGGCCGCTGCTGAAAAGGCTGTGACCAAGGAGGACTTTCGGGGTAAACGGACGGCTCAAGCTCCTGAGTTCACGGCTACTCCACCGGAAGTCGCAGACTGGTCTGCAGGCGTGCTGGTGCGCTCTGGGTCCACTCAGCAGTTCCCTGCCGAAGACTGGGGCGCCCAGCCACCACCAAAGACTGGTTTGCGGCTCCCACTGCTCAGGCCACTGAATGGATAG